The following proteins are encoded in a genomic region of Chryseobacterium culicis:
- a CDS encoding acyl-CoA thioesterase has protein sequence MIHTTHSIRVRYAETDSMKYVYYGNYATYFEVARVELFRSIGISYDEIENQGIWLPVSDYKIKYIRPALYDQKLEIHTYVKKIPGVRIEFEYEIYNEEHIKITEASTTLFFLDAKTNKVIKCPEFLMEMIEKSWKEG, from the coding sequence ATGATACACACAACACACTCAATACGAGTACGTTACGCAGAAACAGACTCAATGAAATATGTATACTACGGAAACTATGCAACGTACTTCGAAGTAGCGAGAGTTGAACTCTTCAGAAGCATAGGAATTTCATACGATGAAATTGAAAACCAAGGAATTTGGCTGCCCGTTTCCGACTATAAAATTAAATATATCCGCCCAGCTTTATATGATCAAAAATTAGAAATTCATACGTATGTAAAAAAAATTCCGGGCGTAAGAATTGAATTTGAATATGAAATTTACAATGAAGAGCATATTAAAATAACAGAAGCTTCCACTACTCTATTCTTTTTGGATGCAAAAACCAACAAAGTCATCAAGTGTCCGGAGTTCCTGATGGAAATGATCGAGAAGAGTTGGAAGGAGGGGTGA
- the pheA gene encoding prephenate dehydratase, translating into MKIAFLGPHASFTQLAAAQLFPNEELLPQASILDCFNAVENGEAVKAVVPLENSIEGTVSMTLDYLYKTPSIKIEAEAVMPIAHHLMIHPENAIKNIERIYSHPQALAQSFHFLDTHYKEIPKQDFSSTAAAAKFVSENPGTPIAAVANQFAANLYGLKIINRNIQDFEQNHTRFIIISKEQNTYQNDQLETLGEKSGMLITLPEDHPGGLHQVLSVFAWRKMNLSKIESRTLKTGLGNYFFFINVEGPWKEVLHENALKELESLNANVDFLGNYKEFLLES; encoded by the coding sequence ATGAAGATTGCATTTTTGGGACCTCATGCCAGTTTTACCCAGCTTGCCGCTGCCCAACTATTTCCCAATGAAGAGTTATTACCACAAGCCAGTATTCTGGATTGTTTTAATGCGGTTGAAAACGGAGAAGCAGTAAAAGCGGTTGTACCTTTGGAAAACTCTATTGAAGGAACCGTATCTATGACGCTGGACTATTTATATAAGACTCCGTCTATTAAAATAGAAGCAGAAGCAGTAATGCCTATTGCTCACCATCTAATGATTCATCCGGAAAACGCCATAAAGAATATTGAAAGAATATATTCTCACCCGCAGGCGCTTGCACAGAGCTTTCATTTTCTGGATACTCATTATAAAGAGATTCCGAAACAGGATTTCTCTTCAACTGCCGCTGCCGCTAAATTTGTTTCTGAGAATCCCGGCACTCCTATTGCAGCAGTAGCCAACCAGTTTGCCGCTAATTTATATGGTTTGAAAATCATCAACCGTAATATTCAGGATTTTGAACAGAACCACACCCGATTTATCATCATTTCGAAGGAACAGAATACATATCAGAATGATCAACTGGAAACACTGGGCGAAAAATCAGGAATGCTGATCACTCTTCCGGAAGACCATCCTGGTGGACTGCATCAGGTTTTATCTGTTTTTGCGTGGAGAAAAATGAATCTCAGTAAAATTGAATCCAGAACTTTAAAGACCGGATTGGGAAATTATTTCTTCTTCATCAATGTTGAAGGGCCATGGAAAGAGGTCTTGCATGAAAACGCACTAAAAGAGTTGGAATCCCTCAATGCCAATGTTGATTTTCTTGGAAATTATAAAGAATTTCTTCTGGAGAGCTAG
- a CDS encoding DUF2339 domain-containing protein has protein sequence MNEFVAVILLIIIFIIFNNLNTKIRKLEKEISDLNYKLNNTPPAQTEAVHKKTPTEETFIPQQVYHEEAKHHENSEKTSTPVQKDWHTPVLDFLKQNTLTIIGIFTLVLGIGYFVKYAIDKNWIGETARAGIGFCTGAGIIITGHFLRKNYQAFSSIITGGGIAVLYFTATIAFREYHLFTQNTAFVITALITAASIILSYYYKSEVLIIFSLIGGFSAPLMISTGQSNYLFLFIYITLLNTGMLAASFLKHWKSVGWTAYIFTTAYLFFWTDESPELLSITFYLISYVIFYIFALHDYFRKNILSTSDILILALLNLSSILGLLYIFDTLKYEPPIIFPLIFTALNSVLLFREYTRKNFGIAYSVFAGLVTSLITIAIAIQFKTHLITSIWAIEATLLLFIWKKTGHKIFKIFFYILFPLVMIAQLVTWTEYFGTKDFNIIFNPPFITSSFTIVSIMINLYLLRNTAKELQGKANNIFEDLITIISYGVIYITFLLEITYHISEMPWSAITSVGLLFSIYYIFILLLFRKPLNIRNDIQTLLIYLFFFLLIINTSASTPPVITAILTKKLHISFYFLHLIQWIPFIYIGYKIIPSSAFHKQQISYWILSLALIISVSCELHHSYIVMVSHSLTQSYEASKHFNILYLPIIWTILASIFIYNGLKKNIQEYNKIGFALIGLMVLKLYGYDVWQMDNISRISAFIVLGIILLLSSFTFQRLKNMIKNMMDKKDKTEESTD, from the coding sequence ATGAATGAATTTGTTGCTGTCATACTCCTTATAATCATCTTCATTATTTTCAACAACCTGAACACCAAAATCAGAAAGCTTGAAAAGGAGATCTCTGATCTTAATTATAAACTCAATAATACTCCTCCGGCTCAAACTGAAGCCGTTCATAAGAAAACACCAACGGAAGAAACTTTTATACCACAGCAGGTTTATCATGAAGAGGCAAAACATCATGAAAATAGTGAAAAGACCTCAACACCAGTTCAAAAAGACTGGCATACTCCTGTTCTTGATTTTTTAAAACAAAATACCCTTACCATTATTGGTATTTTCACCCTCGTTCTTGGGATTGGTTATTTCGTGAAATACGCTATCGATAAAAATTGGATTGGAGAAACTGCAAGAGCTGGAATCGGTTTCTGTACCGGAGCAGGAATTATCATAACCGGACATTTTCTGAGAAAAAATTACCAAGCCTTCTCTTCCATCATTACAGGAGGCGGAATTGCCGTCTTATATTTTACAGCCACAATTGCCTTTCGTGAATATCATCTGTTTACCCAAAACACCGCCTTTGTCATAACCGCACTGATTACCGCAGCCTCTATCATCTTATCCTATTATTATAAGAGTGAAGTATTGATTATCTTTTCCCTGATAGGTGGTTTTTCAGCTCCTCTGATGATCAGTACGGGACAAAGCAATTATCTTTTCCTTTTTATTTATATTACTCTTTTAAACACCGGAATGCTGGCAGCCTCTTTTCTGAAGCACTGGAAAAGCGTGGGATGGACCGCTTATATTTTCACAACAGCCTATCTTTTCTTCTGGACCGATGAAAGTCCCGAACTTTTAAGCATTACTTTTTATCTGATCAGCTATGTGATTTTCTACATTTTTGCCCTGCACGACTATTTCAGAAAAAATATACTTTCAACCTCTGATATTTTAATACTCGCGCTCTTAAATTTATCGAGTATTTTAGGACTGCTTTATATTTTTGACACCCTAAAATATGAGCCTCCGATTATTTTCCCTCTTATTTTTACTGCTTTAAATTCTGTTCTTCTGTTTAGGGAATATACCCGCAAAAACTTTGGAATTGCTTATTCTGTATTCGCAGGACTTGTTACCAGTCTTATAACCATTGCAATTGCCATTCAGTTTAAAACCCATCTCATCACCAGTATTTGGGCAATAGAAGCTACTCTCCTTCTTTTCATATGGAAAAAAACAGGTCATAAGATTTTCAAAATTTTCTTTTACATTCTGTTCCCATTAGTTATGATCGCCCAGCTTGTAACCTGGACAGAATATTTTGGGACAAAAGATTTCAATATTATATTCAATCCTCCGTTTATTACCAGTTCGTTTACCATAGTTTCCATCATGATTAATTTATATTTATTAAGGAATACGGCAAAAGAACTACAAGGGAAAGCCAATAATATTTTTGAAGATCTTATTACGATCATCAGCTACGGAGTTATTTATATTACTTTCCTCCTTGAAATCACGTATCACATTTCGGAAATGCCGTGGTCAGCAATTACCAGCGTAGGACTTTTATTCAGTATTTATTATATTTTTATCTTATTACTTTTCAGAAAACCCCTGAATATCAGAAATGACATTCAGACTCTTCTGATTTATCTGTTTTTTTTCCTGCTGATTATTAATACATCCGCTTCTACACCGCCTGTTATCACCGCTATTTTAACAAAAAAATTACATATAAGTTTCTATTTTTTACATCTGATACAATGGATACCCTTTATCTATATAGGTTATAAAATCATTCCTTCTTCTGCGTTTCACAAACAACAGATTTCATACTGGATACTGTCTTTAGCACTTATCATTTCTGTAAGTTGTGAACTGCACCATTCTTATATTGTAATGGTTTCCCATAGTCTTACCCAGTCTTATGAAGCAAGTAAACATTTCAATATTCTTTATCTTCCTATTATATGGACAATTCTTGCCAGTATTTTTATTTATAATGGTTTGAAAAAAAATATTCAGGAATATAACAAAATTGGTTTTGCACTGATAGGGCTCATGGTATTAAAGCTTTATGGTTACGATGTATGGCAAATGGACAATATTTCAAGAATCAGCGCATTTATTGTGCTCGGAATTATTTTACTATTGAGTTCTTTCACTTTCCAACGCCTGAAAAATATGATCAAAAATATGATGGATAAAAAAGACAAAACCGAAGAAAGCACAGACTGA
- a CDS encoding replication-associated recombination protein A: protein MNQNIPLAEKLRPKTLNDVLGQEHLTGDKGTIRKMIENNTLNSLIFWGPPGTGKTTLAEIVSEQSGRKFYKLSAVSSGVKEVRDVIEDAKKQNLFSGKSPILFIDEIHRFNKSQQDSLLHAVEKGWIVLIGATTENPSFEVVSALLSRSQVYILKALSYEKLEELIDIAFGRYNKDEGTDFTILEKEAFIQYSGGDARKLINSVELVLNQYKNSDTKEILNSDVLEVLQETMALYDKNGEQHYDIISAFIKSMRGGDPNGAVYWLARMIAGGEDIKFIARRMLILAAEDVGLANPNALVVANNCFQAINVIGNPEARIILSETAVYLAVSPKSNSAYMAINEALALVKQTGNLPVPLHLRNAPTKLMKDLDYGKEYKYAHSYEGNFVEQDFLPEEIRNVKLYEPGNNSTEKKIYEELKKKWNNKY, encoded by the coding sequence TTGAACCAAAATATTCCATTAGCTGAAAAATTAAGACCCAAAACCCTGAATGATGTATTGGGGCAGGAGCACCTTACCGGAGACAAGGGAACAATCCGAAAAATGATTGAAAACAACACCTTGAATTCACTGATATTCTGGGGGCCTCCAGGCACCGGGAAAACTACGCTGGCTGAAATTGTTTCGGAGCAGTCGGGGAGAAAATTCTATAAACTGTCTGCGGTTTCTTCAGGGGTGAAAGAGGTACGTGATGTGATTGAGGATGCCAAAAAGCAGAATCTGTTTTCAGGAAAATCACCGATTCTGTTTATTGATGAGATCCACAGGTTTAATAAGTCTCAGCAGGATTCATTACTGCATGCAGTAGAAAAAGGCTGGATTGTTTTGATTGGAGCCACTACAGAGAATCCAAGCTTTGAGGTGGTTTCGGCTTTGCTTTCAAGAAGTCAGGTGTATATTTTAAAGGCTTTGAGTTACGAAAAACTTGAAGAATTGATCGATATTGCTTTTGGAAGATACAATAAAGATGAAGGAACAGATTTTACCATCCTTGAAAAAGAAGCTTTCATTCAATATTCCGGAGGGGACGCCAGAAAACTTATTAATTCTGTAGAATTGGTTTTGAATCAATATAAAAACTCTGATACAAAGGAAATTCTTAATTCTGATGTTCTTGAAGTGCTTCAGGAGACTATGGCGCTGTATGATAAAAACGGAGAGCAGCATTATGATATTATTTCAGCCTTTATCAAATCGATGCGTGGTGGTGATCCGAACGGAGCGGTGTACTGGCTGGCGAGAATGATAGCCGGAGGGGAAGATATCAAGTTTATTGCAAGAAGAATGCTTATTCTGGCTGCTGAGGATGTAGGGCTGGCTAACCCAAACGCTTTGGTGGTTGCCAATAATTGTTTTCAGGCGATTAATGTAATCGGGAATCCTGAAGCAAGGATTATATTAAGTGAAACGGCTGTATATCTGGCGGTTTCTCCTAAAAGTAATTCAGCATATATGGCTATCAATGAAGCGCTGGCTTTAGTGAAACAAACAGGAAATCTGCCTGTGCCACTTCATTTAAGGAATGCCCCAACAAAACTCATGAAAGATCTGGATTATGGTAAAGAATATAAATATGCCCATTCTTATGAAGGGAATTTTGTAGAACAGGACTTCCTTCCGGAAGAAATCAGGAATGTGAAACTGTATGAACCTGGTAATAATTCTACAGAAAAGAAAATTTATGAAGAACTTAAGAAAAAGTGGAACAATAAATATTAA
- the yidD gene encoding membrane protein insertion efficiency factor YidD, with amino-acid sequence MKLTFNKIITFPLVILIKFYQWFISPLLPKNCRYEPTCSHYMIESLQVHGVFKGFWLGFKRILRCHPWGGSGYDPVPPKHKCQ; translated from the coding sequence TTGAAACTTACATTCAATAAAATCATTACATTTCCACTGGTAATTTTGATCAAATTTTACCAATGGTTCATCTCGCCCTTACTTCCCAAAAACTGCCGCTACGAACCTACCTGCTCTCACTATATGATTGAGTCGCTTCAGGTACATGGTGTCTTTAAAGGTTTCTGGCTGGGATTTAAAAGGATTTTAAGATGCCACCCATGGGGAGGAAGCGGTTATGACCCTGTTCCACCCAAACATAAATGTCAATAA
- the lgt gene encoding prolipoprotein diacylglyceryl transferase produces MWDPSKGIHIGSFTLHFYSLMFVFAFGFGYILMTRIFKIDHVNQKYLEPLFTWTLIGTILGARLGHVIFYQPELFKEDFWSVFLPISTKNGFKFTGFSGLASHGATIALIFTTLYYSFKIIRKNPFWVYDRLGIVVALGGAFVRMGNFFNSEIVGKPADPNSPFALLFPQQSSEYGLTVPRYPSQLFEAVGYVLLFILLWILYRKTDKKYQQGWLFGLFFIILWAIRFFVEFLKEPQGDEFIQIGGLNTGQVLSIPFMIAGVVIMIVSKKFKITQAENEKPE; encoded by the coding sequence ATATGGGATCCTTCGAAAGGTATTCATATCGGATCATTTACTCTTCATTTTTATAGTTTAATGTTTGTATTTGCCTTTGGTTTCGGATATATTTTAATGACAAGAATCTTTAAGATTGATCATGTTAACCAAAAATACCTGGAACCTTTGTTCACATGGACATTAATCGGAACTATACTTGGAGCAAGATTAGGACATGTTATCTTTTATCAGCCGGAATTATTTAAAGAGGATTTCTGGAGTGTATTTTTACCAATAAGCACAAAAAATGGTTTTAAATTCACAGGGTTTTCAGGTCTGGCGAGCCATGGTGCAACAATCGCTTTGATTTTCACCACTCTATATTATTCATTTAAAATCATCAGAAAAAATCCATTCTGGGTATATGACAGATTGGGGATTGTAGTTGCTTTAGGAGGCGCATTTGTAAGAATGGGGAACTTTTTCAATTCTGAAATTGTAGGTAAACCTGCTGATCCAAATTCTCCGTTTGCTTTGCTTTTCCCACAACAGAGCAGTGAGTATGGGCTTACTGTACCACGTTATCCAAGCCAGTTATTTGAGGCGGTAGGATATGTTTTATTATTCATTTTATTATGGATACTTTACAGAAAAACAGATAAAAAATACCAACAGGGATGGTTATTCGGTCTGTTCTTTATCATTCTTTGGGCCATCAGATTCTTCGTTGAGTTCCTTAAAGAGCCACAAGGCGATGAATTCATCCAGATAGGTGGTCTTAATACAGGCCAGGTTCTTTCTATTCCATTTATGATTGCAGGAGTTGTCATTATGATTGTTTCGAAGAAATTTAAGATCACTCAGGCTGAAAACGAGAAGCCGGAATAA
- a CDS encoding NAD(P)H-hydrate dehydratase: MKVFTAEQIRSWDQFTISQEPVSSIQLMERASMVLAHWISEHCKNHKKLAVFCGKGNNGGDGLAVARILYLKGFDVDVFISDSKIKFSEDASVNLKRLRDLSGISVRKFDQNEYYNFDDKTIIVDALFGTGLSRPLEGEYKTLVEQLNTKKNIKISIDIPSGLSADEMFTHDSVILKADYTLTLHCWKRTFLHPETGKYTGKVEVLDIDLSQIYADTTDSEYSVIDDQQVGSIFIPRQEFSHKGSYGKAVIIGGSYGKIGAAVLATQSALKTGAGLTFTLAPECGYEILQISCPEAMFIKGGEQVMTNFEFDKDFTCGIGPGLGTHSDTEKSFLSFLKNYSQPLILDADALNILSKDPKYLELIPKKSIITPHPKEFERLFGSTDHSFKRLELAREKAKELDIYIVLKDHHTQVITPQGNVFYNITGNAGLAKGGSGDILTGILTSLLAQRYSPEQACILGVWLHGRAADIASEKHSKESMLPTDVIDEFGNVFEELNRKVEKSL; this comes from the coding sequence ATGAAAGTTTTCACTGCAGAACAGATACGCAGCTGGGATCAGTTTACGATTTCTCAGGAGCCGGTTTCTTCCATTCAATTAATGGAAAGGGCTTCAATGGTTTTGGCTCATTGGATCTCAGAACATTGTAAAAATCATAAAAAACTGGCCGTATTTTGTGGCAAAGGAAATAATGGAGGGGATGGATTGGCTGTTGCAAGAATACTTTATCTGAAAGGTTTTGATGTGGATGTGTTTATAAGTGATTCTAAAATAAAATTTTCAGAAGATGCTTCTGTTAATCTGAAAAGGCTCCGGGATTTGTCAGGAATTTCAGTCAGAAAGTTTGATCAAAATGAATATTATAATTTTGATGATAAAACAATTATTGTTGATGCTCTTTTCGGAACAGGATTGTCCAGACCGTTGGAAGGAGAATACAAAACGCTAGTTGAACAGTTGAATACCAAAAAGAATATTAAAATATCCATTGATATTCCTTCCGGGTTGTCTGCTGATGAAATGTTTACCCATGATTCTGTTATTCTGAAAGCCGATTACACGCTCACCCTTCACTGCTGGAAACGCACTTTTCTACATCCGGAAACTGGAAAGTATACCGGAAAAGTAGAAGTATTGGATATTGATTTAAGTCAGATATACGCTGATACAACTGATTCTGAATATTCAGTTATTGATGATCAGCAGGTAGGATCGATATTCATTCCGAGACAGGAGTTTTCCCATAAAGGCAGCTATGGTAAGGCGGTTATCATAGGCGGAAGCTATGGAAAAATAGGTGCCGCAGTGTTGGCAACACAATCAGCTTTAAAAACCGGGGCAGGACTTACTTTTACGCTGGCTCCAGAGTGCGGCTACGAAATTTTACAGATTTCATGTCCTGAAGCCATGTTTATAAAAGGAGGAGAGCAGGTCATGACAAATTTTGAATTTGACAAGGATTTTACCTGTGGCATAGGGCCTGGTCTGGGAACTCATTCCGATACTGAAAAAAGCTTTCTGAGTTTTCTGAAAAACTATTCCCAACCTTTGATTTTGGATGCTGATGCTTTGAATATCCTTTCAAAAGATCCAAAATATTTAGAATTAATTCCTAAGAAATCCATTATTACTCCTCATCCGAAAGAGTTTGAAAGGCTTTTTGGGAGTACAGATCATTCTTTTAAAAGGCTTGAATTAGCCAGGGAAAAAGCAAAGGAACTGGATATTTATATTGTATTAAAGGATCATCACACACAAGTCATTACTCCACAAGGAAATGTATTTTATAACATAACGGGAAATGCCGGTCTTGCAAAAGGAGGAAGTGGAGACATTCTTACCGGAATTCTGACCTCGCTTTTAGCGCAGAGATATTCTCCGGAGCAAGCCTGTATTCTGGGTGTTTGGCTGCATGGAAGAGCGGCGGATATTGCTTCTGAAAAACATTCAAAAGAATCTATGCTGCCTACAGATGTCATTGATGAATTCGGGAATGTTTTTGAAGAGCTGAACAGAAAGGTGGAGAAGAGCCTGTAA
- the mscL gene encoding large conductance mechanosensitive channel protein MscL, whose protein sequence is MGFVKEFKEFAFKGNVLDLAVGVIIGAAFGKIVSSLVEDVITPLILNPALKAAGAENIAKLTWNGVAYGNFLSAVISFLCIAMVLFWIIKLANKVNKKDAPAPAGPTEDQKLLTEIRDLLKSKNI, encoded by the coding sequence ATGGGATTTGTAAAGGAATTTAAAGAGTTTGCCTTTAAGGGTAATGTTCTCGATCTTGCTGTCGGTGTGATCATTGGGGCAGCATTTGGAAAAATTGTTTCGTCTTTGGTAGAAGATGTAATCACGCCTCTGATATTAAATCCGGCATTGAAAGCAGCCGGCGCAGAAAACATTGCAAAACTTACATGGAATGGTGTTGCTTACGGGAATTTCCTTTCAGCAGTCATCAGTTTTCTTTGTATTGCAATGGTTCTTTTCTGGATCATTAAACTGGCTAATAAAGTAAACAAAAAAGATGCTCCGGCTCCTGCAGGACCTACGGAAGATCAAAAATTACTGACTGAGATCAGAGACTTATTGAAAAGTAAAAATATATAA
- a CDS encoding D-2-hydroxyacid dehydrogenase gives MKVLANDGLDQSGIDALTEKGFEVITTKVPQEFLVDYINEHKIRTLLVRSATQVRKDIIDGCPSIDIIGRGGVGMDNIDVDYAREKGIHVINTPSASSESVAELVFAHLFSGARFLQDSNRKMPLVGDTEFGGLKKAYAAGIELRGKTIGIVGMGRIGQEVARIALGLGMRVVAADNNVGKASIKVKFYNNQFINVDIETEPLQEVLKHSDFITLHVPAQKDGYMIGQNEFEIMKDGVAIVNCSRGGVIDETALIQALDSGKVRFAGLDVFINEPTPSKEILTHSKISLTPHTGASTLEAQDRIGLSLAEQISSILQIQ, from the coding sequence ATGAAAGTTTTAGCAAATGACGGCCTTGATCAATCTGGAATAGATGCATTGACAGAAAAAGGCTTTGAGGTGATCACTACAAAAGTTCCGCAGGAGTTTTTAGTAGATTATATTAACGAGCACAAAATCCGCACCCTGCTGGTGAGAAGTGCTACCCAGGTAAGAAAAGATATTATTGACGGATGTCCGTCCATTGACATTATTGGTAGAGGAGGTGTTGGTATGGATAATATTGATGTAGACTATGCAAGAGAAAAAGGGATCCATGTGATCAATACGCCTTCAGCTTCTTCAGAATCGGTGGCTGAACTTGTTTTTGCTCATTTGTTTTCAGGAGCAAGATTCCTTCAGGATTCCAACAGAAAAATGCCTTTGGTAGGAGATACTGAATTTGGAGGTCTTAAAAAGGCCTATGCAGCCGGTATTGAATTAAGAGGAAAAACAATTGGTATTGTTGGAATGGGAAGAATCGGGCAGGAAGTGGCAAGAATTGCTTTAGGACTTGGAATGAGAGTGGTAGCAGCCGATAATAATGTTGGGAAAGCAAGTATTAAGGTGAAATTTTACAACAACCAGTTCATCAATGTTGACATAGAAACAGAACCGTTACAGGAAGTTTTAAAACATTCAGACTTTATTACGCTGCATGTTCCGGCACAGAAAGACGGCTATATGATTGGGCAGAATGAATTTGAAATAATGAAAGACGGTGTGGCTATTGTCAACTGTTCAAGAGGTGGAGTTATTGATGAGACAGCTTTAATTCAGGCTTTAGATTCAGGTAAAGTAAGATTTGCCGGATTAGATGTTTTCATTAATGAGCCAACTCCTTCTAAGGAAATTCTTACCCATTCTAAAATCTCTCTTACCCCTCACACGGGAGCTTCTACCCTTGAAGCACAGGATAGAATCGGGCTTTCTCTTGCAGAGCAGATTTCAAGTATCTTACAGATTCAATAA
- a CDS encoding phosphoheptose isomerase codes for MELEYIEHISPILKDGIKNYLIDIDGTITDDVPNEEPERMVTCEPYPDALETINRWYDEGHQICFFTSRTENLKQITIDWLDKHGFKYHSVLCGKPRGGNYHWIDNHLVRATRYKGRFTDLVEKQVTIEVFKEDGE; via the coding sequence ATGGAATTAGAATACATTGAACACATTAGTCCTATTCTAAAGGATGGAATAAAAAATTACTTAATAGATATCGACGGAACCATTACTGATGATGTTCCCAACGAAGAGCCGGAAAGAATGGTGACCTGCGAACCTTATCCTGATGCTCTGGAAACAATCAACAGATGGTATGACGAAGGACATCAGATCTGCTTTTTTACTTCAAGAACCGAGAATCTAAAACAAATCACTATCGACTGGCTGGATAAGCATGGCTTCAAATACCATAGCGTGCTTTGCGGAAAACCAAGAGGAGGAAATTATCACTGGATAGACAATCACCTGGTAAGAGCTACAAGATATAAAGGAAGATTTACGGATTTGGTTGAAAAGCAAGTAACCATTGAAGTATTCAAAGAAGACGGCGAATAA
- the idi gene encoding isopentenyl-diphosphate Delta-isomerase — MEEYVVLVNPEDEVLGLMEKQQAHINGLLHRAFSVFLFNSKGEMLLQKRASGKYHSPSQWTNAVCSHPREGETYQEGAVRRLREELGIEAELSEKFNFIYKADVGGGLWEHELDHVFVGNHEADFNLNKEEVEEVRFITPENLDKEIAEHPENFTEWFKIILEEYKHHF, encoded by the coding sequence ATGGAAGAATATGTTGTTTTAGTAAATCCTGAAGATGAAGTTTTAGGACTGATGGAAAAACAGCAGGCTCACATCAATGGCCTGTTACACCGTGCTTTTTCTGTATTTCTTTTTAACAGTAAAGGAGAAATGCTTCTTCAGAAAAGAGCCTCAGGAAAATATCATTCTCCTAGCCAATGGACCAATGCTGTGTGCTCGCACCCACGAGAAGGGGAAACTTATCAGGAAGGAGCTGTGCGCAGATTAAGGGAAGAACTGGGAATTGAGGCGGAACTTTCAGAAAAATTCAATTTTATTTACAAAGCAGATGTGGGTGGCGGCCTTTGGGAGCACGAGCTGGATCATGTATTTGTAGGAAATCACGAAGCGGATTTCAATTTAAATAAAGAAGAAGTGGAAGAAGTACGATTCATTACTCCTGAAAATCTGGATAAAGAAATTGCTGAACATCCTGAAAACTTTACAGAGTGGTTCAAAATCATTCTGGAAGAATATAAACACCATTTTTAA